AGGTGCATTAGCGGCAACTGTAGCTGGGGCAGGCGGTGGTGTGGTCAATTTCATCATCTCGCTGGTGCAAACCGCCACGGGGAGCGGCGCGGCAGCGATGGCTGAAGTGATGCGCCAGATTCCCCCGGATGTGATGCGCAGTTTGCGTGATATTGGGATTACCCCTGAAATGCTCATGGGCGCAGGCGGTGATGCAGCCGCAATTGGCAGCGCCGCGGTTTGTGGTTCGGTGTGCTGCGCGGGCGGGATTGTCTTCGCCGCAGCGCTGGGTGCGGTTGGCGCGGCGATCTATGCCAGCACGAAACCGAATTAATCCTTCGGGCGTTGCCTCCCCCTGATTTCCGAGTACCCTCATTATTCGCAGAATGAATATCCCCTCTGTTGCGTTGGATGCGCCTCGAGGGGATTTTTCTGCGTGCGCAAATAGGCTTCAACGGTATAATATATCCCCAATATTTAGAAAGAGAAGGAAGCTATATGACGAATTCATTGAAAGTTGTTATTCCGATGGCTGGTTTTGGGTCGCGTTTGCGCCCGCATACTTGGAGCCGCCCGAAGCAATTGCTTAGCCTGGCTGGAAAGAGTGTGCTGGCGCATGTCATGGATACGTTTTCGACGCTGGATGATTCTGGCAATATAGAGTTTATTTTTATTGTTGGCTATCTTGGGGATAAAATTGAAACCCATATGCAAGAGAATCACCCCGATTATAATGTGCGCTATGTGGAACAAGCCGAAATGCGCGGGCAGTCGCACGCGATATATTTGGCAAAAGAGTATCTCAGTGGGCCAATGCTGATGGTATTTGCCGATACCCTGATTGAGACCGATTTAGCATTTATTGCGACGGAGGAAGCCGACGCGGTGGCCTGGGTCAAACCGGTGCCTGATCCGCGCCGCTTTGGTGTGACAGAAGTTGGTGAGGATGGCTGGGTGAAGCGTCTGATCGAAAAACCCAAAGATGTTGCCAATAACCTGGCCGTGGTGGGATTTTACTACTTCAAAGATTCGGAAGCCCTGATTTCTGCTATCGAAGAACAGATGGCGCAAGACCGCCACCTCAAGGGCGAATATTACCTCGCTGATGCAATTAATATTATGCTGGAGGGGGGCGCGAAAATGCGCACCGAGCGCGTGCAGGTCTGGCTAGATGCGGGTACAGCCGATGCCGTTTTGGAGACCAACCGCTATATGCTTAAAAATGGGCATGATAATTCGGCATCGGTGAAACTTAGCGAGGGCGTGGCGTTGATTCCGCCGGTATTTATCCACCCGGATGCTACTATCGAATCGTCGGTGATTGGCCCCTTTGTGTCGATTGGCGCTGGCTGCACTGTGCGCAATAGCGTGTTGCGCGATACAATTATTGAGAAAAATACGCAAGTTTTGGGTGTCAGCCTGGAATACTCAATGATCGGTGAAAATACCCTGCTAGATGGGGGCGTGAATAGCCTGAATGTGGGTGATAACTCCGAAGTGAAGATATGACCGAAGATCGGGGATGGGAGACGGAGATGATGTATGAGCCGGTCATTGGTCTTGAGGTTCATGCCGAGATTGCCACGCAGTCGAAGATATTTTGTTCTTGCCCGGTGGTGGATAATACGATCGCCGAAGCCAACAGCGCTGTTTGTCCGGTATGCGCCGGGATGCCAGGTATGTTGCCGGTGGTCAATCAGCGGGCGGTGGAATATGGCATTCGAGTGGCGCTGGCGTTGGGCTGTGAGATAGCCCCGGTGAGCATTTTTGCCCGCAAAAATTATTTTTATCCCGATTTGCCGAAGGGTTATCAGATTTCGCAGTACAAAGAGCCGTTAGCGGAAAACGGCTCTTTGCGGATTCGCACAGCCGAGGGGGTGCGCGATATCCGTGTGCGGCGCGTGCATCTGGAGGAAGATACCGGCAAGCTGACTCATATGGAAAGTCCTCACCCCAACCCATCTCCCACTGGGAGTGAGGCTAGGGGTGAGGGATACAGCCTGATCGACCTTAACCGGGCAGGGGTGCCGCTATTAGAAATCGTCTCCGAGCCAGATTTGCGCAGCGCCGAGGAAGCGCGAATTTACGGTGAAACCTTGCGAAATTTGCTCCGCTATCTGGCAGTTAATTCGGGTGATATGCAGAAGGGCGTGCTGCGTTTCGAAGCCAATATCTCGGTGCGCGAGGCGGGCAGCACTGAATTCAATACTCGCACCGAAATCAAAAACCTGAATAGTTTCCGCGCCCTGGAACGTTCCACTTTGTACGAGATTGAGCGCCAGAGTGAGTTGCACCGCAAGGGAGAGCGCGTTATCCAGCAGACGATGGGCTGGGATGAGGCGCGCCAGGTGACCGTGTCGCAGCGTAGCAAGGAAGAAGAAGACGATTATCGCTACTTTCCGGAGCCAGATTTACCGCCCCTGGCCGTCTCAGGAGAGTGGCTGGCGCAAATTCGTGCCGATTTGCCCGAATTGCCCGAAGCCAAACGAACGCGCTTCATCGAGCAGTACCAGCTGAGCGAGTATGATGCCGATGTTTTGGTTGCCGAACAGGAAGTAGCCGATTATTTCGAGACAGCGCTGGCCGCCGGGGCAAAGATCACGCCGAAGTTAGTTGCCAACTGGATTGCAGGCGAACTCTTCGGGTTGCTGAATCAGGCCGGGGTTGGCCTCAGCAGCGCCGGGGTGAGTCCGCAAAACCTGTCGGGGTTGCTGAATCTGCTCGAGGCGGGAACCATCAACAGCAGCACCGCCAAAATCGTGCTGGCCGAAATGTTTGCGAACGGCGAGTCAGCCGAAAGTATTGTCGAAGTTCGTGGCCTGCGCCAAATCTCGGATTCTGAACCCATACGGGCAGCAATTGCACAATTGTTGGCAGATCACCCTGCTGAGGTGCAGCAATTTCGCAATGGCAAAGAGAATCTGGTCAATTGGTTCTTTGGGCAGGTGATGCGCTCGATGAAGGGGAAGGCTAATCCACAGGTTGTGCGGGAAGAGTTGCTCCGTCAGTTGAATGGTTAGGTGGGTATGAATTTACTCACGCAATGCGTATCCTGAAAGTCACTTGACGCTGCGGGGCGCGTCTGCTACTCTTGGGGGGAATACTGGTGTTGCCAGGAGAGACAAAAAACATGGATGTTTTCGTCTTACAATTCATTTTTTGAGTAGGAAGCGCGGGTACCGCATGGTGCCCGCGTAAC
This DNA window, taken from Chloroflexota bacterium, encodes the following:
- a CDS encoding NTP transferase domain-containing protein, producing MTNSLKVVIPMAGFGSRLRPHTWSRPKQLLSLAGKSVLAHVMDTFSTLDDSGNIEFIFIVGYLGDKIETHMQENHPDYNVRYVEQAEMRGQSHAIYLAKEYLSGPMLMVFADTLIETDLAFIATEEADAVAWVKPVPDPRRFGVTEVGEDGWVKRLIEKPKDVANNLAVVGFYYFKDSEALISAIEEQMAQDRHLKGEYYLADAINIMLEGGAKMRTERVQVWLDAGTADAVLETNRYMLKNGHDNSASVKLSEGVALIPPVFIHPDATIESSVIGPFVSIGAGCTVRNSVLRDTIIEKNTQVLGVSLEYSMIGENTLLDGGVNSLNVGDNSEVKI
- the gatB gene encoding Asp-tRNA(Asn)/Glu-tRNA(Gln) amidotransferase subunit GatB; the protein is MMYEPVIGLEVHAEIATQSKIFCSCPVVDNTIAEANSAVCPVCAGMPGMLPVVNQRAVEYGIRVALALGCEIAPVSIFARKNYFYPDLPKGYQISQYKEPLAENGSLRIRTAEGVRDIRVRRVHLEEDTGKLTHMESPHPNPSPTGSEARGEGYSLIDLNRAGVPLLEIVSEPDLRSAEEARIYGETLRNLLRYLAVNSGDMQKGVLRFEANISVREAGSTEFNTRTEIKNLNSFRALERSTLYEIERQSELHRKGERVIQQTMGWDEARQVTVSQRSKEEEDDYRYFPEPDLPPLAVSGEWLAQIRADLPELPEAKRTRFIEQYQLSEYDADVLVAEQEVADYFETALAAGAKITPKLVANWIAGELFGLLNQAGVGLSSAGVSPQNLSGLLNLLEAGTINSSTAKIVLAEMFANGESAESIVEVRGLRQISDSEPIRAAIAQLLADHPAEVQQFRNGKENLVNWFFGQVMRSMKGKANPQVVREELLRQLNG